A stretch of Metabacillus sp. FJAT-52054 DNA encodes these proteins:
- a CDS encoding phosphatidate cytidylyltransferase, with protein sequence MIQRIITAVLALALFLPFVILGGIPFSFAIYILSTISLYELLKMKKIHLVSIPGLISVLLLWILLIPSSHIIVLGNIHISKLEVALLGVLLFLTYTVITKNRFSFDDVGFSLLSVMYIGIGFYYFIETRALGLEFIVFALLVIWATDTGAYFIGKSIGKHKLWPEISPNKTIEGFFGGIFCALIVSIIFEAVMPIVHSYVIVALITVFLSVFGQVGDLVESALKRHYHVKDSGQILPGHGGILDRFDSLLFVLPLLHFMLVLF encoded by the coding sequence ATGATACAGCGAATAATAACAGCAGTACTGGCACTAGCGCTTTTCCTGCCATTTGTCATACTGGGGGGCATCCCGTTTAGTTTTGCTATTTATATTTTAAGCACAATCAGCCTGTACGAACTGCTGAAGATGAAAAAAATTCACCTGGTAAGCATACCGGGGCTTATCAGCGTCCTGCTTTTGTGGATCTTGCTCATTCCATCGAGTCATATAATTGTACTTGGGAACATACATATTTCAAAATTAGAGGTTGCCCTTCTAGGGGTGCTGCTCTTTTTGACATATACCGTCATAACGAAAAACCGCTTTTCATTTGATGATGTAGGATTTTCACTTCTCTCGGTTATGTATATCGGAATCGGATTTTACTATTTTATCGAGACAAGAGCTTTGGGGCTGGAATTTATCGTTTTTGCTCTTCTTGTTATCTGGGCTACGGACACAGGTGCTTATTTTATAGGGAAATCGATTGGAAAACACAAACTGTGGCCGGAAATAAGTCCAAATAAAACGATTGAGGGCTTTTTTGGAGGTATTTTCTGCGCGCTGATTGTTTCAATTATTTTTGAGGCGGTAATGCCAATTGTGCATTCCTATGTCATTGTCGCTTTAATCACCGTATTTTTGTCTGTTTTTGGACAAGTGGGCGATTTAGTCGAGTCAGCACTAAAAAGGCATTATCATGTGAAGGACTCCGGACAGATCCTTCCTGGTCACGGAGGTATATTGGATCGCTTTGACAGTCTATTATTTGTCCTTCCTCTCCTTCATTTCATGCTAGTCCTATTTTAA
- the pyrH gene encoding UMP kinase, with the protein MNNPKYKRIVLKLSGEALAGPQGFGINPSVIKSIATQVKEIAEMDVEVAVVVGGGNIWRGKVGSEMGMDRATADYMGMLATVMNSLALQDSLENLGIQTRVQTSIEMRQVAEPYIRRKAIRHLEKKRVVIFAAGTGNPYFSTDTTAALRAAEIEADVILMAKNNVDGVYNADPLKDASAVKYEELSYLDVLKDGLAVMDSTASSLCMDNDIALIVFSIMEEGNIKRAVLGENIGTIVRGK; encoded by the coding sequence ATGAATAATCCTAAATATAAGCGCATCGTCTTAAAATTAAGCGGAGAAGCTTTAGCAGGCCCTCAAGGGTTTGGCATCAATCCGAGCGTTATTAAATCCATTGCCACACAGGTAAAGGAAATTGCAGAGATGGATGTGGAAGTAGCTGTTGTCGTTGGCGGCGGAAACATCTGGCGCGGTAAAGTCGGCAGTGAAATGGGCATGGACCGCGCGACAGCGGATTATATGGGAATGCTTGCGACCGTCATGAACTCCCTGGCGCTGCAGGACAGCCTTGAAAATCTCGGCATTCAGACTAGAGTTCAAACCTCCATTGAAATGAGACAGGTTGCAGAACCTTATATCAGAAGAAAAGCCATCCGTCACCTCGAGAAGAAACGTGTTGTCATTTTTGCAGCCGGTACAGGAAATCCGTATTTTTCAACCGATACGACAGCAGCGCTGCGTGCAGCTGAAATTGAAGCAGACGTGATTCTTATGGCGAAAAACAATGTGGATGGCGTATATAATGCAGATCCGCTTAAAGATGCAAGTGCTGTTAAGTATGAAGAGCTTTCTTACTTAGATGTACTGAAAGACGGACTTGCTGTCATGGATTCTACAGCATCATCTCTTTGCATGGATAACGATATAGCACTAATCGTTTTCTCTATAATGGAAGAGGGAAATATTAAAAGAGCCGTACTTGGTGAAAACATCGGAACGATTGTGAGGGGGAAATAA
- a CDS encoding chemotaxis protein CheC, translating into MSLKFEQLDVLKEMANIGAAHSATALSLMLGRKIGMDVPDVKTVTFNELTEVMGGAEKEVACIFLKAAGEISGSLYFIMEVAQAEKFVREITGKPSLNLSIPPYSEYGKSALIELGNILIGSYLTSLSDLTKLSFIPEVPDFSIDMFGAVISEGLIELSKAADFAVSIQTVIREEDRQDGHSFQGHLFLLPDYESFDHFYRALGVSDEA; encoded by the coding sequence ATGAGTCTTAAATTTGAACAGCTAGATGTCTTAAAAGAAATGGCGAATATAGGCGCGGCTCATTCTGCTACAGCCCTATCCCTCATGCTTGGCCGAAAGATCGGCATGGACGTCCCGGATGTTAAAACAGTAACGTTTAATGAACTTACGGAAGTGATGGGCGGGGCTGAAAAAGAAGTAGCTTGTATTTTTTTAAAAGCAGCCGGAGAGATTTCAGGTTCACTGTACTTTATTATGGAGGTTGCCCAGGCGGAGAAATTTGTCCGGGAAATTACCGGCAAACCTTCATTAAATCTGAGTATCCCCCCATATAGCGAATACGGAAAATCTGCATTAATAGAACTGGGCAATATTTTAATAGGCTCCTATTTAACCTCTTTGTCAGATTTGACAAAGCTCTCATTTATACCTGAGGTCCCGGATTTTTCCATCGATATGTTTGGTGCTGTAATTAGCGAGGGATTGATTGAACTCTCGAAGGCGGCTGACTTTGCGGTATCGATTCAAACTGTGATCCGGGAGGAGGACCGGCAGGATGGCCATTCATTTCAGGGACATCTTTTCCTTCTGCCGGATTATGAATCATTTGACCACTTTTACCGTGCACTTGGTGTAAGCGATGAAGCTTGA
- a CDS encoding chemotaxis protein CheD codes for MKLETANIIKVGIADMNAAASPIKLRTSGLGSCVGLVLYDQDRKNAGMAHIMLPTSDLARNEQFNRYKYADTAFFDLLKKLEKMGSPSSRLKAKMAGGAQMFAFKTQNETMRIGPRNIEAVKELLSCHSIPLISSETGGSSGRTIEFDPATSLLTIRTVNLGTTII; via the coding sequence ATGAAGCTTGAAACAGCAAATATCATAAAAGTCGGCATCGCTGACATGAATGCTGCAGCATCTCCTATAAAGCTCCGTACTTCAGGGCTCGGTTCCTGTGTGGGGCTTGTGCTTTATGACCAGGACAGAAAAAATGCGGGAATGGCCCACATTATGCTGCCGACATCCGATTTGGCCAGGAACGAACAGTTTAACCGGTATAAGTATGCAGATACCGCCTTCTTTGATTTGCTGAAGAAGCTTGAGAAAATGGGTTCTCCCAGTTCGCGGCTGAAAGCAAAAATGGCAGGCGGTGCCCAGATGTTCGCGTTTAAAACACAAAATGAAACGATGAGGATTGGTCCAAGGAATATAGAAGCCGTTAAAGAGCTTTTATCCTGCCATTCCATACCGCTTATCTCCTCAGAAACAGGCGGATCGAGCGGGAGAACCATTGAATTTGATCCTGCTACTTCTTTGCTGACTATACGCACTGTAAATTTAGGAACAACCATTATATAA
- a CDS encoding chemotaxis protein CheW encodes MQTNESIEKKIIIFRLGEEEFGIPVELVKSIEKVQSITRVPGTASYITGVLNLRGVITPVIDLRERFELSSYEPTEFTRMIVVSIHDTEAGLIADAANDVIDIRAEQIEPSPEVAGIIKTDYISGVVKVDKRLIIMLDLEEVLHSPSLPASSGA; translated from the coding sequence ATGCAGACAAATGAATCGATCGAAAAAAAAATCATTATTTTCCGGTTAGGCGAGGAAGAATTCGGTATTCCTGTAGAGCTTGTAAAATCGATTGAGAAGGTGCAATCGATTACAAGAGTGCCTGGAACAGCCTCTTATATTACGGGAGTGCTAAATTTAAGAGGAGTCATAACTCCTGTTATTGATCTGCGTGAAAGATTTGAACTTAGTTCGTATGAACCGACGGAATTTACACGGATGATCGTCGTTTCGATTCATGACACAGAAGCCGGTCTAATCGCTGACGCAGCTAATGACGTCATTGATATAAGAGCTGAGCAGATTGAGCCTTCTCCGGAAGTAGCGGGTATCATTAAAACGGATTATATCAGCGGAGTTGTCAAGGTTGATAAACGTTTAATTATTATGCTCGACCTGGAGGAAGTACTCCATTCGCCTTCATTGCCCGCATCCAGCGGAGCGTGA
- a CDS encoding chemotaxis protein CheA: MEMSQYLEIFIEESKEHLQACNEKLLELEKSPENLSIVNDIFRSAHTLKGMSATMGYEDLANLTHQMENVLDAIRNGKNSVTPVLLDTVFAAVDLLEEMVFSIADGGDGKKDVEHVVSRLKAIENGSDVPEKIALSPSVSGENKLGSYDDFQKTIIMQSNEQGFHAFELTVQLREGCLLKAVRAFMVFEILDQAGEIVKSVPSVDQLEEENFENEFSVAILTQMSKEELESRILKVSEIEKAEALPINLEYLAAQEETAAALQEAAGASAELAAVPEAAPEAAQKAKTSSKTIRVNIDRLDILMNLFEELVIDRGRLETISKDLKNAELQETVERMTRISGDLQSIILNMRMVPIETVFNRFPRMVRQLAKDLNKKIDLHISGAETELDRTVIDEIGDPLVHLIRNSMDHGIEAPEIRAGKAKSETGRVELKAYHSGNHVFIEVSDDGAGINREKVLRRAIERGIVTEASSLEMTERQINELIFAPGFSTAEQISDISGRGVGLDVVKSAIEALGGSVTVDSEEGKGSLFSVQLPLTLSIISVLLVELEKEKFAIPISSVIETAVIRKEDIMNAHNQKVIDFRGKIVPLVFLKQIFDVPQDEAEESEYLSMVVVKKGERLAGLVVDSFIGQLEVVLKPLGSYLNGVFAISGATILGDGEVALIVDCNALIK, translated from the coding sequence ATGGAAATGAGTCAATATTTAGAAATATTCATCGAAGAAAGCAAGGAGCATCTTCAGGCATGCAACGAGAAGCTGCTCGAACTTGAGAAAAGCCCTGAAAATTTATCCATTGTAAACGATATTTTCCGGTCCGCTCATACTCTAAAAGGAATGAGCGCCACAATGGGTTATGAAGATCTTGCAAATTTGACTCATCAAATGGAGAACGTGCTGGATGCGATCCGCAACGGAAAAAATTCAGTGACGCCTGTTCTTCTTGATACAGTTTTTGCGGCCGTTGATTTATTGGAAGAAATGGTTTTCTCGATCGCTGATGGCGGTGATGGAAAAAAAGATGTGGAACATGTTGTCAGCCGTTTGAAGGCAATTGAGAATGGCTCAGATGTTCCTGAGAAGATTGCTCTTTCACCATCCGTTTCAGGTGAGAATAAACTTGGGTCCTATGATGATTTTCAAAAAACCATAATTATGCAATCCAATGAGCAGGGCTTTCATGCATTTGAACTGACCGTCCAGCTTCGTGAAGGGTGTCTTCTAAAAGCTGTCAGGGCATTCATGGTATTTGAAATCCTTGATCAAGCCGGTGAAATTGTAAAAAGTGTTCCTTCTGTCGATCAGCTGGAAGAAGAAAACTTTGAAAATGAATTTTCTGTGGCAATATTAACGCAAATGAGCAAAGAAGAGCTCGAGAGCCGTATTTTAAAAGTTTCAGAGATAGAGAAGGCAGAAGCACTGCCCATTAATTTAGAGTATCTTGCAGCACAAGAGGAAACAGCCGCGGCATTACAGGAAGCTGCGGGAGCATCAGCAGAGCTTGCCGCTGTGCCTGAAGCTGCACCTGAAGCTGCACAAAAGGCAAAAACAAGTTCCAAAACAATCCGGGTCAACATCGACCGTCTTGATATATTAATGAATTTATTTGAAGAATTGGTCATCGACAGAGGCCGGCTTGAAACCATATCAAAGGATTTGAAAAATGCTGAACTTCAGGAGACAGTTGAGAGGATGACAAGAATCTCGGGTGATTTGCAAAGCATCATTCTCAATATGAGAATGGTACCGATTGAAACGGTATTTAATCGCTTTCCGAGAATGGTCAGACAGCTTGCGAAGGATTTGAATAAAAAAATCGATCTTCATATCTCCGGTGCAGAAACGGAACTGGATCGCACCGTTATTGATGAAATTGGGGATCCGCTTGTCCATTTAATCCGCAATTCAATGGATCATGGAATCGAGGCTCCTGAAATAAGAGCAGGAAAAGCGAAATCTGAAACAGGCCGAGTTGAGCTAAAAGCATACCATAGCGGAAATCACGTATTCATCGAAGTTTCAGATGACGGAGCGGGAATCAATCGTGAAAAAGTATTGCGCAGAGCAATAGAGAGAGGAATTGTGACAGAAGCATCATCCCTTGAGATGACTGAGCGCCAAATTAATGAACTGATTTTTGCTCCCGGTTTTTCCACTGCCGAACAGATCTCAGATATCTCCGGAAGAGGTGTAGGACTGGATGTTGTGAAAAGTGCAATCGAAGCCTTAGGCGGTTCCGTAACTGTTGACTCTGAGGAAGGCAAAGGCTCTTTGTTCTCAGTTCAGCTGCCATTAACATTGAGTATCATTTCAGTCCTGCTCGTCGAATTGGAAAAAGAGAAATTTGCGATTCCAATTTCATCTGTCATTGAAACGGCAGTCATCCGGAAAGAAGATATTATGAATGCCCATAATCAAAAGGTCATTGATTTTAGAGGGAAAATTGTTCCGCTTGTTTTCTTAAAACAGATTTTTGATGTCCCTCAGGATGAAGCGGAGGAATCTGAATATCTTTCCATGGTGGTCGTGAAAAAAGGCGAGCGTCTTGCAGGTCTCGTTGTAGACTCGTTTATCGGCCAGCTTGAAGTTGTTCTGAAACCTCTGGGAAGCTATTTAAATGGAGTCTTTGCTATTTCAGGAGCAACCATCCTTGGAGATGGGGAAGTGGCGTTAATTGTTGACTGCAATGCACTTATTAAATAA
- a CDS encoding FliA/WhiG family RNA polymerase sigma factor produces MTQLTGKEEQQIWKKWVSNRDPLAGDALIRRYTPLVTFHVQRISVGLPKTVSRDDLMSLGLYGLYDALEKFDPGRDLKFDTYASFRIRGAIIDGLRKEDWLPRSSREKAKRVETVIEKLEQKYLRNVTPLEIAHEMGISEDEVLTAVNEGFFANVLSIDEYLPDHDDGDYLGIAIKDDRSETPEDSILKQEMIGQLSDVISELSEKEQLVVSLFYKDELTLTEIGQVMGLSTSRISQIHSKALFKLRRIMEKFMN; encoded by the coding sequence ATGACTCAATTGACAGGCAAAGAAGAACAGCAGATATGGAAAAAATGGGTGAGTAATAGAGATCCTTTAGCTGGAGATGCGCTGATCCGGAGGTATACACCGCTTGTTACATTTCATGTTCAAAGGATTTCTGTAGGGCTTCCAAAGACAGTCAGCAGGGATGATTTGATGAGTCTCGGCCTGTATGGGTTATATGATGCACTTGAAAAATTCGATCCTGGAAGAGATTTGAAATTCGACACCTATGCTTCTTTTCGAATCAGGGGAGCAATTATTGATGGGCTTCGAAAAGAAGACTGGCTGCCGAGAAGCTCGCGCGAAAAAGCGAAGCGGGTAGAAACCGTCATCGAAAAATTGGAGCAAAAATATTTAAGAAATGTAACTCCTTTAGAAATTGCGCATGAAATGGGAATTTCAGAGGACGAGGTGCTTACAGCCGTCAATGAAGGTTTTTTTGCAAATGTTTTATCGATTGATGAGTATCTGCCTGACCATGATGATGGGGATTATTTGGGCATTGCCATTAAGGATGACAGAAGCGAAACACCGGAGGACAGCATACTGAAACAGGAGATGATCGGCCAGCTTTCAGACGTTATCAGTGAGCTGTCAGAAAAAGAACAGCTGGTCGTTTCCTTATTTTATAAAGATGAACTCACCTTGACAGAAATTGGACAAGTTATGGGCCTGTCTACATCGAGAATATCGCAGATTCACTCCAAAGCTTTATTTAAATTAAGAAGAATTATGGAAAAATTCATGAATTAA
- a CDS encoding isoprenyl transferase — protein MLNFFRRGRRTVSPSANHTYTKKDVIDGPIPSHIAIIMDGNGRWAKNRALPRMAGHHEGMKVVRKITKLASGLGVSALTLYAFSTENWKRPKIEVDYLMKLPEEFLTTFLPELIEENVQVKIMGETSRLPKHTLSAVEKAIRETSANTGLVLNFALNYGSRTEIVKGIQNLVEDSKNGRLRTEDINEELFSSYLMTESLQDPDLLIRTSGEIRLSNFMLWQLAYTEFWFTNVLWPDFKEEDLIHAIAEYQQRGRRFGGV, from the coding sequence ATGCTTAACTTTTTCAGAAGGGGCAGAAGGACTGTTTCGCCTTCCGCCAATCATACATACACAAAAAAAGATGTGATTGATGGACCAATCCCTTCTCACATCGCTATTATAATGGATGGGAATGGCAGATGGGCTAAAAACCGGGCACTTCCCAGAATGGCTGGCCATCATGAAGGGATGAAGGTGGTCAGAAAAATCACTAAACTTGCCAGCGGGCTTGGTGTGAGCGCTTTAACACTTTATGCTTTTTCAACAGAAAATTGGAAAAGGCCTAAAATTGAAGTGGATTACTTAATGAAGCTTCCAGAGGAGTTCTTAACGACATTTCTGCCTGAATTAATTGAAGAGAACGTCCAAGTGAAGATTATGGGAGAAACCAGCCGTCTTCCAAAGCACACGCTAAGTGCTGTTGAGAAAGCGATTCGGGAAACCTCGGCTAATACAGGTCTTGTTTTAAATTTTGCTCTTAATTACGGAAGCCGGACAGAGATAGTCAAAGGAATTCAAAACCTTGTCGAAGACTCAAAAAATGGCAGGTTACGAACAGAAGATATTAACGAAGAGCTTTTTTCTTCTTATTTAATGACAGAATCACTGCAGGATCCGGATTTGCTGATTCGGACGAGCGGAGAAATACGTCTCAGCAACTTTATGCTATGGCAGCTCGCGTATACTGAATTTTGGTTTACAAATGTCCTGTGGCCTGATTTTAAAGAAGAAGACTTAATCCACGCAATCGCTGAATATCAGCAAAGGGGCCGCAGATTTGGCGGAGTATAG
- the frr gene encoding ribosome recycling factor, whose translation MANQHINQAKDRMEKAVSAFQRELATVRAGRASASLLDKVTVEYYGAPTPVNQLASISVPEARMLIITPYDKSALGDIEKAIQKADLGLNPTNDGTIVRIAIPALTEERRRELGKLVKKYAEEAKVGIRNIRRDANDDLKKAEKNGDMTEDELRGLSDEVQKLTDSYISKLDQIAKDKDKEIMEV comes from the coding sequence ATGGCAAACCAGCATATTAATCAGGCGAAAGACAGAATGGAAAAAGCAGTTTCTGCATTTCAGCGCGAGCTTGCTACTGTTCGTGCAGGACGTGCAAGTGCATCGCTGCTTGATAAAGTTACGGTAGAATATTACGGAGCACCAACACCTGTGAACCAGCTTGCTTCAATCAGTGTTCCGGAAGCTCGCATGCTTATCATTACTCCTTATGATAAATCCGCACTTGGCGACATTGAAAAAGCAATTCAGAAAGCAGATCTTGGTCTGAATCCAACTAACGACGGGACGATTGTACGTATTGCCATTCCCGCTCTTACAGAAGAAAGACGCCGTGAGCTTGGCAAACTTGTTAAAAAGTATGCAGAGGAAGCAAAGGTTGGAATTCGCAATATCCGCCGTGATGCAAATGATGATTTGAAAAAGGCAGAAAAAAATGGCGACATGACGGAAGATGAATTGCGCGGTCTTTCTGATGAAGTTCAAAAGCTTACAGACAGCTATATTAGCAAACTGGATCAAATCGCTAAAGACAAAGATAAAGAAATCATGGAAGTTTAA
- the rpsB gene encoding 30S ribosomal protein S2, translating to MSVISMKQLLEAGVHFGHQTRRWNPKMKRYIFTERNGIYIIDLQKTVKKVEEAYNVTKELAANGGKILFVGTKKQAQDSVKEEAQRSGMYYVNQRWLGGTLTNFETIQKRIKRLKDIEKMQEDGTFEVLPKKEVVQLKKELERLEKFLGGIKDMKSLPDALFIIDPRKERIAVAEAHKLNIPIIGIVDTNCDPDEIDHVIPANDDAIRAVKLLTGKMADAILEAKQGNEGEEAAEEETTTA from the coding sequence ATGTCAGTAATTTCAATGAAACAATTGCTTGAAGCTGGTGTTCACTTCGGTCACCAAACACGCCGCTGGAACCCAAAAATGAAACGTTACATCTTCACAGAGCGTAACGGCATCTACATCATCGACCTTCAAAAGACAGTTAAAAAGGTTGAAGAAGCGTACAACGTAACAAAAGAATTGGCTGCTAACGGCGGTAAAATTCTTTTCGTTGGTACAAAAAAACAAGCTCAGGATTCTGTTAAAGAAGAAGCTCAACGTTCAGGCATGTACTATGTAAACCAACGCTGGTTGGGTGGAACGCTAACAAACTTCGAAACAATCCAAAAGCGTATTAAGCGTCTAAAAGACATTGAAAAAATGCAGGAAGACGGTACTTTCGAAGTTCTGCCTAAAAAAGAAGTTGTTCAGCTTAAAAAAGAGCTTGAGCGTCTTGAAAAATTCCTAGGCGGAATTAAAGATATGAAATCCCTTCCGGATGCTCTGTTCATCATCGATCCTCGCAAAGAGCGCATCGCTGTTGCAGAAGCACACAAATTGAACATTCCGATCATTGGCATCGTTGATACTAACTGTGATCCAGACGAGATTGACCACGTTATCCCTGCAAATGATGACGCAATCCGTGCAGTGAAACTTCTTACTGGTAAAATGGCTGACGCAATCCTTGAAGCTAAACAAGGCAACGAAGGCGAAGAAGCTGCTGAAGAAGAAACAACAACTGCTTAA
- a CDS encoding 1-deoxy-D-xylulose-5-phosphate reductoisomerase: MKRISLLGATGSIGTQTLEVIREHPEEFELSAITFGSNLEAGREAIKEFKPKFVSVKEKEDYIRLKDEFSGEAISFSYGEEGNIEAAVYTESDVTVNALLGSIGLVPTLKAIESKKTVALANKETLVTAGHIVTEAARKNGTALLPVDSEHSAIFQCLQGENLSDVTRLILTASGGSFRERSREELKGVTVEEALNHPNWSMGAKITIDSATMMNKGLEVIEAFWLFGIPYSNIDVLLHKESIIHSMVEFEDGSVKAQLGTPDMKVPIQYALTHPSRLPLQNTKRLNLWDHGKLHFEKPDFARFKCLHFAYESGKMGGTMPTVLNAANEEAVAQFLAGRIEFLDIEDRIERTLEAHSLIGNPDLEAIQHADQEARAFVRSLLN; this comes from the coding sequence ATGAAAAGAATCAGTCTTTTAGGCGCTACAGGATCGATCGGAACTCAAACCCTGGAAGTGATCCGGGAGCATCCGGAAGAGTTCGAGTTATCGGCTATTACATTTGGATCCAACTTGGAGGCCGGAAGAGAAGCTATTAAAGAATTTAAGCCGAAGTTTGTCTCTGTAAAAGAAAAAGAAGATTACATCCGGCTGAAGGATGAATTCAGCGGAGAAGCGATTTCGTTTTCTTACGGGGAAGAGGGAAACATCGAAGCAGCTGTGTATACGGAGTCGGATGTTACAGTCAATGCCCTTCTTGGAAGCATTGGATTGGTACCGACATTAAAGGCGATTGAATCAAAAAAGACCGTTGCTTTGGCTAATAAAGAAACCCTTGTTACAGCCGGGCATATCGTTACTGAGGCAGCCAGAAAAAACGGTACGGCACTTTTGCCGGTGGATAGTGAACATTCCGCCATTTTTCAGTGTCTGCAAGGGGAAAATTTATCTGATGTGACCAGACTGATCCTTACAGCTTCTGGAGGGAGCTTTCGTGAGCGCTCCAGAGAAGAATTAAAAGGGGTTACGGTTGAAGAAGCGCTAAATCACCCTAACTGGTCAATGGGGGCTAAAATCACGATTGATTCGGCTACAATGATGAATAAGGGTCTTGAGGTAATTGAAGCGTTTTGGCTGTTTGGAATTCCATATTCAAATATTGACGTACTGCTCCATAAAGAAAGCATCATCCACTCTATGGTTGAATTTGAAGACGGCAGCGTAAAAGCCCAGCTTGGTACACCGGATATGAAAGTGCCTATTCAATACGCTCTCACACATCCATCGCGGCTTCCATTACAAAATACAAAACGCTTAAATCTTTGGGATCATGGAAAGCTTCATTTTGAAAAGCCTGACTTCGCACGCTTCAAATGCTTACATTTTGCTTATGAATCAGGTAAAATGGGAGGGACAATGCCGACCGTTTTAAATGCGGCCAACGAGGAAGCCGTAGCTCAATTTCTAGCAGGAAGAATAGAATTTCTGGATATTGAGGATAGGATTGAGAGGACTTTGGAGGCCCACAGCCTGATTGGAAATCCGGATCTTGAAGCCATTCAGCATGCGGATCAGGAAGCCAGAGCTTTTGTGCGGTCCCTATTAAACTAA
- the tsf gene encoding translation elongation factor Ts, translated as MAVTAQMVKELREKTGAGMMDCKKALTETNGDLDKAIDYLREKGIAKAAKKSDRIAAEGLAAVKTEGNEAVILEVNSETDFVAKNEGFKALISELASHLLTAKPATLEEALASKMDNGSSVEERIHSAVATIGERISLRRFEVVTKTDSDAFGAYLHMGGRIAVLTVLEGTTDEGAAKDVAMHVAAVNPKYISRDQVSQEEADREREVLTQQALNEGKPENIVAKMVEGRLGKYFEDICLLDQSFVKNPDQKVKQFVASYNAQVKTFIRFEVGEGIEKRQDNFAEEVMNQVRK; from the coding sequence ATGGCAGTTACTGCTCAAATGGTTAAGGAACTTCGTGAAAAAACTGGCGCAGGAATGATGGATTGCAAAAAAGCGCTGACAGAAACTAACGGTGATTTGGACAAGGCAATTGATTACCTTCGTGAAAAAGGAATTGCGAAAGCTGCAAAAAAATCTGACCGCATCGCGGCAGAAGGTCTTGCTGCTGTTAAAACAGAAGGAAACGAAGCTGTTATTCTTGAAGTAAACTCGGAAACAGATTTTGTTGCGAAAAACGAAGGCTTTAAAGCGCTTATCAGCGAGCTTGCATCACACCTTCTAACTGCTAAACCAGCTACTCTTGAAGAAGCTCTTGCTTCCAAAATGGACAATGGTTCATCTGTAGAAGAGCGCATTCATTCTGCTGTAGCAACAATCGGTGAAAGAATCTCTCTTCGCCGCTTTGAAGTTGTTACCAAAACAGACAGTGATGCTTTCGGAGCATACCTTCACATGGGCGGCCGTATTGCGGTTCTAACTGTTCTTGAAGGAACAACAGACGAGGGAGCTGCAAAAGACGTTGCTATGCACGTTGCTGCCGTTAACCCTAAATACATCAGCCGTGACCAGGTTTCTCAAGAAGAAGCTGACCGCGAGCGCGAAGTATTGACTCAACAGGCTCTTAACGAAGGAAAACCTGAAAACATCGTTGCTAAAATGGTTGAAGGCCGTCTTGGAAAGTACTTTGAAGATATCTGCCTTCTTGACCAAAGCTTCGTTAAAAACCCAGATCAAAAAGTGAAGCAATTTGTTGCTTCTTATAACGCTCAAGTTAAAACTTTCATCCGCTTCGAAGTTGGAGAAGGTATTGAAAAGCGCCAGGATAACTTTGCTGAAGAAGTTATGAACCAAGTCCGCAAATAA